The Carassius gibelio isolate Cgi1373 ecotype wild population from Czech Republic chromosome A8, carGib1.2-hapl.c, whole genome shotgun sequence genome contains the following window.
AccaaacaatataataaaaaaaatgactctttgcacttgaatataataaaatagaatagagcAGAACAGAATTATGGCTCTTAATACTGGAACTCTGGTTGTAGtataaataaacatgacaaaaaatactattagaatagaatagagataTGTTCTCTCAATATTTGAACACTACtctgattaaatgttaaataaacatgttaaataaaaatgatctgAAATGAACAGCAAGACATTACTGGAACTCTAAATTACtatttagaatagaatagaatagaatactgGAACTTTGATTGTAgtataaaataaacatgacaaaaattactattagagtagaatagaatagaacagaattgtAGCTTTTAATACAGGACATTTGACTGTAGTATAAATAAACATGATACAAATTCttattagaatagaatagaatagaatagaatagaatagaatagagatcTGTGCTATCAATACATGAACACACTGATTAActgttaaacatgttaaataaaaatgatctAAAATTAACAGAATAACAATACTGGAAGTTTAAATCACTAtgtaatagaataaaatagaatagaatagattagaatagaatagaatagaatagaataatggCTCTTAATATTAGAACTCTGATTGtagtaaaaatataaacatgtcaAAAGTTACTATTAGAGTAGAATAGAATTATGACTTTTAATACTGGAACTCTTTGTAgtataaatagaatagaatagaaatgtaatgtaataatccCCACACTTACTTTGACTCTCTTTATCAGTGTTTGAAGAGGAGAACTCTGCAGACTGGAGCTGTAACAGACGAACACCAGACTAATTCAATCAGTCTAATCATGGATGGATCTCACAAAGCTGACAtatcaaaacagatttcagtttcTCACCCTAGTCAGGCCAGTCTTAGTGTAGGAAGGGAATGAGGGGGACTTGGAGGCTGTGTAAAAGATATGAAGAAACATGTTAATGCACTGACATAATAGCATTTAagggtaatgatgctgaagcCAACATGTTGTCTATTAGTGATGTGTATCATATAGATGCAGCACATATGTATCTCCAACCAGAAGGGGCCACTATAAGTACAAGGTCAACTGGCTTTTGTGTTTAATTGGAATTACATCCATTTTCAGTATAAAAGAATAAAGAGTATAATGCAGTAATCAAAATGGTTCAAATTGAGACACTGAACTTTACTCTAGAGAACGATAAACACTAACATGATTCAGATGATTCGTCTGCCATGCATAAACTCTGACTGCAGGTGGAAAGACTGACTCAGATGTCTCTGTGTatctttctgttttgttttttcctaaTCAGACAGTTTTGTGAAAATCACAACAACACAGTGACGACACAcaagcacatgcacacacacaaaaacactgaaatgtaCCCAGATGCATGTGTGTCCTGTCGGGCAGAGACCGTGTTTTCCTTCGGACAGGGGCCGATCTCTCAATCTCCTCCTTCAGTATCAGTTTTCCTAGATTGGACTGAATCTGTAAtgaagagagagaatgagaggtgAAGAGGGAGTTTGAGGGGTGAGGTGGACACTGAAACATTACACCCAGGCTGAGAGACTGAATTGATCAGCTTGGCTCCCTGTTTCGACATGAAATGCAAGAATCCCTGAAGATTTGGCCTTTATTTGAAACCAGCTGTGGCCTTCACTTGAAGGTCGAGTGAGACAAAAGATCTCACAAATAAGAGCAAACCCAATAAACCTCGGTTTCTGAAGAAAATAAGGTTTTAAGAGCAGCAGTTTAGACAAAGATTAAGAAAAACAAAGATTATTTCTTTAAAGAGCTCCATATTTTTTGAGTTTTTGGTGTAGATGTAATTTCTAGATATACAAGTAGTTATTAATAGCTGGACATAAAACCGCATGTATACTACTGTTTAAACATCTGGAGTCAGTAAGAGtctttaatgtttctgaaagatgtCTCTCATGATCGCCAATGCTGCATTACTTTGaccaaaatacagtacaaatagtttaaaataactgatttctattttgatacattttaaaatcactaaaactaGTCATCAATTTTAGTGATGGTTTCAAAGCTTaaatttcagtcttcagtgtcacatgatccttcagaaatcattttaatataagaAATATTATGTCGAAatggtaaaaacagtaatgttttctctttttttcagtggaaaatgtaatatattttaacaagtttttttttattaaaaacagcatttgttagattttttattttgatactttataaatgtctttcatgtcatttttgatttatttgatgCAGTCTTGCGGAGTAAAATgaataccgtattttttggactctaagtcgcacctgagtacaagtcgcatcagtccaaaattcatcatgatgagggaaaaaacataagtctggactggactataagtcgcatttatttagaaccaagaaccaagagaaaacattactgtctacagctgcgagagggcgctctgtgctgctcagtataagctacaggagcactgagcatcatagagcgccctctggtggctgtagatggtaatgttttctcttagttcatttctctcggttcatgttaaattaattttgataaataagtagcacatgactataagtcgcatccaaactatgaaaaaaagtgtgacttatagtccggaaaatacggtaattcctttaaataataataatacaagaattAGGGAAATGCTATTTCCAATAGTTGAGCTGTAAAACTGCATGACATATCTCAGTTAACAGATAAACACCTTGTTGAGCTCCTGTTTCTGCATCTGCCGAAGTCTCCACATGTCTTCAGACAGATCGCTGTCATCATACGTATCATCCTCCtcaccctcctcttcctcagcCATCTTGGATGCCACATTCTTCCTTCGCTCTTTCTCTGTGGTACAAACACATGAGTGTGAGATGAAGAAGTCAGTGTCCAGACTACCACATCATTAAACTGTGCCTTAATACTAAACACTGCTTACATCTGCATGTGCTGTTAGCATCTAGCTAAACGAATTACAGCCCAGAGGGagtttttgtttcttatttgatacatcaggcctTTATGGCGTATGATATAGTGAGTTTGTGATGATGTGCATCACCTATAACAGCTAGCGAGGGAGGGCAGGGCCAGTAGTCCATCTCTATCTTAGCGGGCTGGTTGGGGTCTGGAGGTTGTGCGGCGGGAAACTTTGACGACTCGATGATTAAATCCATCATGTGTTTACTGTGTGGAACGGCTGCTGAGACATCTACATTCATTCAAACACAGACACATGCTCAGAATGCCCCAGAATTACACCATTACACAAGAACAGTGTTGATGTGTCATACCTTGTTTATATATTGGTGGCTTCTTGTATATATTGGTTCCATTGTCTGGGAGGAAACGTGAGGTTGATTTGATTAGTTTTAGAGTTTGGTGTCGACTGATGTTTGCTGGCTGTGTTTGTGAGGTGGTGTAGTACCTAACCTGGCCTGTGGAAGTGCTGTTGCTGGTGTGGGACTTTAGTGCTGACGGTGATGCTTTTACTCAGCTGTGTGGACGCTGGAGACGAGCTGCCTGATGACTTGGGCTCTGACCAATCCCTCTGATAGACATCCTTTGATAGACTGCTCTGGAATTACATTTAGAAGGTCTGTGTGATTAAGACTCATGCAGAGAGACTCTGAAATAGTTAGTTTGGTCCTTCAACATGGTAAAATAGCTGGTGTGTTATGACTTCAACACTGGGATTTTAGAATTCAGATCTGATGTTAACAAGTGTTTTCATTCAAAAACGTAGAGAGGGCGAATTCCAGACTTtccttcatattttttgtttctatatttatttatctgggctatatgtatttaGGAAAACCTTGAGCATAATTAAGTCAAACtggaaataaaatatacagtatttaaaacTGTAACTTTTATTAAATCTTGGGAAGTAACATGTTAAGTGGTGGCAGCAGTTGACTTTTTAAAGCTATTTCAAACAAAActatttatgttttacattttatacatcCATTCAAACATTTGGGATCAGAgagtttttaaacaaatataaatcagactctttattcagcaaggacataaTAAATTTACCAAAAGTCAAAAGACTTTTTATCTTGCAactaatgttgcaaaatatttctatttcaaataaatgctgctctttttactctttgtttatcaaagaatcctgattaTGGCTTCTACAAAAAATATTACGCAGCACTATtacacagcacaactgtttttaacattgataaagatcagaaatgtttcttgagcagcaaatcagtgtattagagtgatttctaaaggatcatgtgacactgaagactggagtaatgatgctggaaatacagctttgcatcacagaaataaactatggtttaaaattaaaatttaaaattacagttttactgaTTTTCATGGACATGTACTATGCATCTTACCTCTGGAGATAGAGGAGGAGAGATTGAACGAGGAGATAATGAcctctagagagagagagagggaggagagagagagagagagggaggagagagagagagaggtcagcgGTTGGCAGTGAGTGAGATACCCAGACATTTCCACAGACAGCTTCAACAGATTCCATTACAGCTAAACAAAAAAGGAAATTACAGTGGGAGAGCCGAGCTAAcatggcatgtgtgtgtgtgtgtgtgtgtgtgtgtgtgtgtgtgtgtgtgtgtgtgtgtgtgtgcgtgtgtgtgtgtgtgcgtgtgtgtgtgtgtgtgtgtgtgtgtgtgtgtgtgtgcgtgtgtgtgcgtgtgtgtgctgaTTTCGAGCCAGACGCTCTGATGGTGAGACATCACACCCAGCAGGAAACTAACCAGTGAACACATCACACACGCTGACAGACAGAGTGTGTTACAGAGTTAAAGTCTGACAAATCAACAAACTGTCAGATCTTATCACCAtcacatacagaactaccaaattttgctataggtttgattgcaacatataataattgctgttaataatgttcgtcGTCTGTTTGATTTAATTGATTTCCACCATATGTACATTAACTGACAGTAACCACTGATAAgctaatactaaataataaatatattgtagaaaacttaattttctgtaaagctgctttgcaacgatctgtattgtgaaaagcgctatacaaataaacttgaactgaactgaactgaaccacCAAATAACACTAGCAcaacactagcattcaaaagtttaggctTGGTAAGATGTTCGAataattttgaaagaagtctatatactctgcattcatttgatcaaaaatgtatattgtgaaatattatcacaatttgctgctcattattattaatgttgaaaacaatggtgttgctaaatattttgtggaaaccatgttaTCCTTTTgaggattatttgattaatagaaagttcaaaagaacaacatttatttgaaccaatttaatgcatccttgctgaacaaaagtgataatttcttcaaaaaattcttactgaccccaaacttttgaacagtatatttACTGAATATACAGTGTATTACCTCCATCGGTGAATAGCTGAAGTGGGGCTCATAAATCATCAGGTCAGGCCTCTCTATGTCCAGAATGGCCTTGTCTTTAGGTATAGCCGCTAGATCCTTATACCCAATCACTTGATTGTCCATTTTGGCCTTTATTAATCCAAAATATGAAAGAAATTGCAATCTCAGAAACATACTATGAAGAAGTACTTGTATTTCTTTGAAAGCAATACATTTGTTTTCTGGCACAGTGTTGCAATTTTGAGACgcaattattattacagttagtCATGGGCCATGTGTAATCTGATGCACTAATcatatcccagaatgcactgctgcTATACACACCACTACAGTGACCGCCGGGGATCCAGGAACACCTCCTCCACGCAGAGAACAAACGCTGCCCGGCGAGGTACAGGACGActgctgttcacacacacacacacacacacacacacacacacacacaggtcaaaggtcacacatcacattaacaattttatttgttttatgattatgtattatctttatattatatagcataaactatataaaaacaaattcttTTAATTACCTTATGCATCATCATTTTCAATAAGAGAGCACTCCCTTTAAGAGGTCACTGTGGAATAGAAGTAACAGTAGATGAGAACGAGGCTTTCAATGGATGTCAGATGGCTTCTGAAAAAAGACTGTGCAGAAAGATGTGTCAATTTAAGTCAagtcagttttatttgtataggGCTTTTCacataacacatttttttcaaagcagctttgcagaaaatcatgatgtttatgtttataatattttcatGTCAAGTTGCATTTAGACAGTTGGAGCTGGACAGTAATATAGTTTGTGCTTAGCACCGATACAAGCAAGCGAGCAGCTGGGATTTGCTATATTGTTTATCATTTATGTGATACTGTATGTGTGCTGATAAAATTGGAAATACATAAAGCTGGAATACGCCACACAAATTTTGCCCAGATTTAGGTGTTGAGTGATAAGTGAAATGCAATGTTCCCTTAATATTCATATAACCACAAATAATAACACATAGCATTTTaaatgggtatatatatatatatatatatatatatatatatatatatatatatatatatatatatatatgaatacaacTTTATATAAAGAGCTGAGCaataatatagttacattttgtgACAAAATATCAAATAATGCAGTTTAGATTTACTATAAAGTACAGTATATATCACTTTACATtggtgtactgtatgtacagtatgtggataaGGTTAGAtatatagggccctattttaacgatctaaatgcaaagtgtaaagtgtaaagtgtaaagcgcacagcgcaggtgcactcagggcatgtccaaatccacttttgctattggtcatggtctaaacgggttgtccctcttctcttaatgagtaatgggtgttttttgggcgtaacatgtcaataattttatttattttttattagcctacaaaaaaattgCCGGGTGAATTATAGGGCCCATAATATATATCCAACTGACTAGAATATTTATCTCTATATCCATAATATATATCCAACTTCATATAGAGAACTGTgtgataatattttacattttgtgaatACATAAACAATCATGCAGCTGAGAATTGTGTGTCCAGGAATGATTTGCAAATGATTTTTTAACATTGTCTTTAACAACTACAAGTCAAAAAATGGAAACTGACTGCGGAAATTGactaatacacacacagtacGGAAATGTCAGCAGTGTAAGGACCACAATGATGGTGTTTCTCTGGGCTTTTCTGATCGACTTACAAAAGTATCATTCTAGCATCCTGTAAGTCTTTGTATACAGCTGAAAAGGACACCATTCCCAGTCCTTTGAAAAATAGCCCTACAGCATACTTGTACAATAACTCATTGCTAAAACTAAAGAAACTGACTTTAGGGCTCATAGGAGGAATACAGATAAATGTGCTCAAAGAGATGAAGCCATGTTCATGGTTCCCATATGCTCCAGATGTTTTTAAGTCTAATCTACTTTGTGTATGttaacacacatgtacacatacaTACAGCCACAATCAAACCCCCTTGATCTGAAACCCGACCCTGTCAGTGATGGTTTTAAAGATAGACCGATGCCTGAATGGATTTCTATGGCTGACGCATTAGGAGCTCAGTGACTGATCTCAGTTGTATGGTAGTTTCAGGTTACGCTTGTTCAGGATttgacgaagaaaaaaaaaatcaatataaagTCAAAGAAACTCATAGGAAAGGAATATCACAAATTATATCACTTATGCATCTTATGTGATCCTCTATAGACTCAATATTTCGGACTGATTTGTCATTTTCTTGTAACTATTTGCCTAAAAAgcatttttgaatttctttaaatggggggtgaaatgctcgttttcactcaatatcctgttaatcttgagtacctatagagtagtactgcatccttcataactccaaaaagtctttatttttattatatttataagagaaagatagtctgtaccgattttcccggaaaaacacgagcgcctagaggcgtgacgtgtgggcggagctaaagaatcacgagcgccagtaggcttttgagttgagagcatgtggaagctgtgacacagatccaaaggctgaaatttaacaagagcagcatcagcaaaggcggtatgctatgtgatatgtactgaaactgtatatatttgcttagcggttttggaaaatgactaagttccactttatgtcgtcttttttttttttttttttaagctgtacatgtggaaagtgcagtttgatgacaacatcgcatgttgtttacttgatgtgcttacacgctgatagctaagttaacaacacagagatatttgaagcagttttactgactgcatgtggttccaacacacaatcgtgacccttttccgttgggactgcattatccttaagaaataaacgacgtgcaatccgaaatgcagggaacaaacaaaaacacttgcacaactctgttgatgctctgtaaaaataaactccatccactggtcccttaatgctgtttctcttttggtaatctgtgcagggttgtcttgccctggcaaccaaaaacacacttcttttgtgacttttcgcgacgctctcactctgatcagtgaagtctgttgtgctctcagtgctctgctctacgggagcgcgcgctcttccggcagaagagcgcgcacttagcacccatataaggaaattccgctccatctaacgtcacacagagccatactcgaaaaaaactttccgaaccttgtgacaaaccggaagaggtttttttggaacaaaaatactccttcaaacgtacaacttaatttttgaaactttgtccatgtttagcatgggaatccaactctttaacagtgtaaaaaactcagtatgcatgaaatagcatttcaccccccctttaaaatatatgattttaggAATAGACCACTGTTTCTTTCAGTGTGGAAATAAGGGGCGAACTATTAATCAATACTAAAAAACTATTAATgaatgttccctgggaattgaccCTATGACattttgtgctgctaacacaatgcactaccactgagccacaggaatgcAAGCATCATCCCAACCCTTTCCTCTTTTACATAATCATTTAAATAGCACTTTCAATGCCAAACTAAATCAATGTTTGCGGTGTTAAAAAAATTCCattatgcatataaaataaattaatataacaaaatataattttttatttctttagcaATGCTGAAAAGTATTcatatataatttctttcttcagttaatgtatattttaaagctGCTTGGCTATcttcatttgaaaacaaaaatactgattgaGAAAACTCCTTTACACATTTATCATGACTATTTCAACATATCTATGTTAATATTATctcacttgtttttatttttatgtcaccTATTTTAGAGGATCCTTGACGTCTCCTATAAAA
Protein-coding sequences here:
- the LOC128018109 gene encoding dematin encodes the protein MMMHKQSSCTSPGSVCSLRGGGVPGSPAVTVVAKMDNQVIGYKDLAAIPKDKAILDIERPDLMIYEPHFSYSPMERSLSPRSISPPLSPESSLSKDVYQRDWSEPKSSGSSSPASTQLSKSITVSTKVPHQQQHFHRPDNGTNIYKKPPIYKQDVSAAVPHSKHMMDLIIESSKFPAAQPPDPNQPAKIEMDYWPCPPSLAVIEKERRKNVASKMAEEEEGEEDDTYDDSDLSEDMWRLRQMQKQELNKIQSNLGKLILKEEIERSAPVRRKTRSLPDRTHMHLASKSPSFPSYTKTGLTRLQSAEFSSSNTDKESQSKCGDYYITFLFYSIYTTKSSSIKSHNSILLYFQNGDAQSRRIDRGNSLPSMLELKIYPYEMLIVTHRGRNKLPPGVDRTRLERHLSPEEFQNVFGMSSEEFDRLSLWKRNDLKKKVSLF